A genomic segment from Propioniciclava sp. MC1595 encodes:
- a CDS encoding alpha/beta fold hydrolase has protein sequence MSRRRPETPFHDLQHFIAYPRVNGLALSPDGKRLATIVSTLDAKKTRYANAVWELDPAGEAPARRVTRSAKGESGAAFDAEGNLYFVSARPDPDGDGDDPVAALWMVPAAGGEARLVISRPGGIQAVLTGRGGGVFVVAPLMPVAEHADDPEKADAEARKQRKEKKVAAILHTDAAVRYWDADLGPDAAHLFVLEDAPITEPSDEDADAADPADAEAATDPTLPRTVDAVAPKRLRLLTKGLGSHLSSHGLSVAPDGSFVLAGRTIPVALGDRLTSIVKVDVAEGTWTDLVAGVTGTDYTPGPVSPDGTRALVVYGRTGTATMAPSHELGLLDIASGIVSPIADAFDQWASPIAWYPAGDAVLLQADQDGRGPLFRLDVASGGVTQLTHDDAAYGGAAIAPDGTVYGARSSYAYPTEVVRIDGDSVTRLPNPVERPELPGTLVEVETTSADGVRIRGWLALPHGASPEKPAPLLLWIHGGPLGSWNAWSWRWTPWNMVAQGYAVLLPDPALSTGYGQDFIERGWGTWGDAPYTDLMAITDATEARDDIDSRKTIAMGGSFGGYMANWIAGHTDRFAAIVTHASLWALDQFGPTTDAPYYWAREMGGLVEGHSPHTSVGEIRTPMLVIHGDKDYRVPIGEGLRLWWELLSKSGLPADEKGQSPHRFLYFPDENHWILQPQHALVWYEVVLGFLGEHVHGRTPSLPATLGLRDATTP, from the coding sequence ATGAGTCGACGACGCCCTGAGACCCCGTTCCACGACCTGCAGCACTTCATCGCGTACCCGCGCGTGAACGGGCTGGCGCTGAGTCCCGACGGCAAGCGGCTGGCCACGATCGTCTCGACGCTGGACGCCAAGAAGACCCGCTACGCCAACGCGGTCTGGGAGCTCGACCCGGCCGGCGAGGCGCCCGCGCGCCGCGTCACCCGTTCGGCCAAGGGCGAGTCGGGTGCGGCCTTCGACGCCGAGGGCAACCTGTACTTCGTCTCGGCCCGCCCCGACCCCGACGGTGACGGCGACGACCCGGTCGCCGCGCTCTGGATGGTCCCTGCCGCGGGCGGCGAGGCCCGGCTGGTCATCTCGCGTCCCGGCGGCATCCAGGCCGTCCTGACCGGGCGCGGCGGCGGCGTGTTCGTCGTTGCCCCGCTGATGCCGGTGGCCGAGCACGCCGACGACCCCGAGAAGGCCGACGCCGAGGCGCGCAAGCAGCGCAAGGAGAAGAAGGTCGCCGCGATCCTGCACACCGACGCGGCCGTGCGCTACTGGGACGCCGACCTCGGCCCCGACGCCGCCCACCTCTTCGTGCTCGAGGACGCCCCCATCACCGAGCCGTCCGACGAGGACGCCGACGCGGCCGATCCCGCCGACGCCGAGGCCGCCACCGACCCCACGCTCCCCCGCACCGTGGACGCCGTCGCCCCGAAGCGCCTGCGCCTGCTCACGAAGGGTCTCGGCAGCCACCTGAGCAGCCACGGCCTGAGCGTGGCCCCCGACGGCTCGTTCGTGCTGGCCGGCCGCACGATCCCGGTCGCGCTGGGTGACCGGCTGACCTCGATCGTGAAGGTCGACGTCGCCGAGGGCACCTGGACCGACCTCGTGGCCGGCGTCACCGGCACCGACTACACGCCCGGCCCGGTCAGCCCCGACGGCACCCGCGCGTTGGTGGTGTACGGCCGCACCGGCACCGCCACCATGGCCCCGAGCCACGAGCTGGGCCTGCTCGACATCGCCTCGGGCATCGTCAGCCCGATCGCCGACGCGTTCGACCAGTGGGCGAGCCCGATCGCCTGGTACCCCGCCGGCGACGCCGTGCTGCTGCAGGCCGACCAGGACGGCCGGGGCCCGCTGTTCCGCCTCGACGTCGCCTCCGGTGGGGTCACCCAGCTCACCCACGACGACGCCGCCTACGGCGGTGCCGCTATCGCCCCCGACGGCACGGTGTACGGCGCCCGCTCGAGCTACGCGTACCCCACCGAGGTCGTCCGCATCGACGGCGACTCCGTCACCCGTCTGCCCAACCCGGTCGAGCGCCCCGAGCTGCCCGGCACGCTGGTCGAGGTCGAGACGACCTCAGCCGACGGCGTCCGGATTCGTGGGTGGCTGGCGCTGCCCCACGGCGCGTCGCCCGAGAAGCCGGCACCGCTGCTGCTGTGGATCCACGGCGGCCCGCTCGGCTCGTGGAACGCCTGGTCCTGGCGCTGGACGCCGTGGAACATGGTCGCCCAGGGCTACGCCGTCCTGCTGCCCGACCCGGCGCTGAGCACGGGGTACGGCCAGGACTTCATCGAGCGCGGCTGGGGCACGTGGGGCGATGCGCCCTACACCGACCTGATGGCCATCACCGATGCGACCGAGGCGCGCGACGACATCGACTCGCGCAAGACCATCGCGATGGGCGGCAGCTTCGGCGGCTACATGGCCAACTGGATCGCCGGCCACACCGACCGGTTCGCGGCGATCGTCACCCACGCCAGCCTGTGGGCGCTCGACCAGTTCGGCCCCACCACCGATGCCCCGTACTACTGGGCGCGCGAGATGGGCGGGCTCGTCGAGGGCCACTCGCCGCACACCTCGGTGGGCGAGATCCGCACTCCGATGCTGGTGATCCACGGCGACAAGGACTACCGCGTCCCGATCGGCGAGGGCCTGCGCCTGTGGTGGGAGCTGCTCAGCAAGTCGGGCCTGCCCGCCGACGAGAAGGGCCAGAGCCCCCACAGGTTCCTGTACTTCCCCGACGAGAACCACTGGATCCTCCAGCCCCAGCACGCGCTGGTCTGGTACGAGGTCGTGCTCGGCTTCCTCGGCGAGCACGTCCACGGCCGGACGCCGTCGCTGCCGGCCACGCTGGGGCTCAGGGACGCAACAACGCCTTGA
- a CDS encoding YrhB domain-containing protein codes for MPRSWRRSRHRWGGHERVALQDAFDIARRHLAENVQPVHAHEIVIASCTEYPTAWVFGYNTRASLTGDFAAGLLGNGPVIVGKADGSVTLASSAFPVEQQLPSQS; via the coding sequence CTGCCGAGGTCGTGGCGGCGCTCTCGACACCGATGGGGCGGCCATGAACGCGTTGCCCTGCAGGATGCCTTCGACATTGCTCGGCGCCACCTGGCCGAGAACGTCCAACCCGTCCACGCCCACGAGATCGTGATCGCCTCGTGCACCGAGTACCCGACCGCGTGGGTCTTCGGCTACAACACGCGCGCGTCGCTGACCGGCGATTTCGCGGCCGGTCTGCTGGGGAACGGCCCGGTCATCGTGGGCAAGGCCGACGGGTCGGTGACGCTGGCCTCGTCCGCGTTCCCCGTCGAGCAGCAACTCCCGTCGCAGTCTTGA
- a CDS encoding DUF6531 domain-containing protein, translating into MQGIESDVRFNHVAASTLARRCRNAANAIEGQATSRSGWVAHALADFLGYYSELFRGNGRVQASDARLLVARLREVAEGADQLAREARSEQDRRETARAWKQRQDERGFWDHVADWFTGGEDPPVGPAAQPVSLSFAQPEQGVRDPLQGSGSTGTSSARPDHLRTFASNSRGANDDLASWPGNLRSAYDDFTAGCGFGSLEASTVWTGFDRYLSANGEDVRWADTVAAAFEAAGSDGLVTTSNAAITASLAAAGVNAERTQLTIDPPQAYGAPPTTGYANDPVNTATGNFLEPECDLGFAGGNATLRFDRLYNSLHPGVGAFGPGWSSVAEAGLALDAEGARWRHADGREVHFPRQGSGWGRATSEAYWLDAAGDGHAVTDNAGGRWEFLAGGQLACFERGPGTRVELAWDGLRLLGLAHERGRSIAVEWADDRIAALVSSDGRRVDYGYDEAGRLVAVSTDGATRRYGWNAAGLIESVTDADGVAEAVNTYDEQGRVVTQVSRHGRTTRFSYLPGRVTVVADTDGSRSNTWLHDDKGRLVGVVDAHDQRQSMAYDAHGQLVMATGRDGSVTLAEFDARGRRTTQVLPSGARVDTVYDEADRPVEVVVDNDGDLATTTYAYEGTDRNPSRMVDAEGGVTTLAWDGNLLTAITDPAGVTVTHTYDAHGDLVATTDADGNAARLERDDAGRVTAAITPSGHRTTFSYDARGALASKTTPDGAVWAYEFTAGGRATATTDPYGHRTTIERDEAGEAHRTTDPLGRTVTREFDALGNLARVELPDGSAWEYAHDTLSRLVAVTSPEGGTWRQEYDVNGGPTRTTDPTDHVVESTRSPGGAVSTTVGDSTAVVRTDTLGRIVSVQAPDGGSRLTRHDRCGRPVEYVDALGHVTSLERDIAGRLVGLRRPDGSTTRYAWNRCGRLQSVTDPLGATTTFTYTADGHLATETDATGAVTRYEYDALGRTVARTAPGLGRSTWTFDLAGRVVGLRDRMWGARTFRYDAAGQLVEAVNAFGGVTRYRYDDLGRAIEVQDPMGGTVRRSWTPLGQIASETDPLGRTTRAGYDAAGRQVWQEQPDGQRLTWAYDGTGAMTDLAVDGETVTRFTRAADGRRLTAATADGEVSLVWDAAGRLVERARDGRSLRWSWDDNGRCVGVTTPAGTSTRYERDAAGRVTAIDADGIGRVEFVHDAAGRLVRASSAGTTQEWEHRDGSVARHHLTEAGVRSTTELMWDGDGRLSGVVRDGRAEHFDHDAAGQLVARTGAGVEERWAYDALGRVASRSDASGEVHLEHDAAGQLTRTTSPAGTTTYTYDELGRRTAEEGPQGRTTFAWHARGWLSAMAGPAGTTTLLVDALGELARVDDAEVFWDSIDPQRPAVEVADQPVVVGPGVMGSTGGWSPVGWRQRSDANGPWSSPTGLDVAGVGLLASGGLTVAGLEWLGQRAYDPATQGFLSVDPLVGIAGAGWAHNPYSYAGNDPLHALDPSGRRPVTDAELQAYRDANQGFLAAAGDWVSDNWEYLAGGAMVIAGGVLVATGAGGPLGMMLIGAGADTIIQKATTGEVKWDQVAVSAALGAVGGLGATALMARTSMSGLRATVAIGAGSGAFEGFGMGGYRYMTGPGPHSVGGFFMAAGSEGLMGGVLGGGGAAAGHAIQDVAGNILGRSFAADGTVLSGHGGIPGTPVQHIPQIGIPHNHMVVPEGVRIRMYGAEGDTILDSLGNQIEWQMRWPFRPKPVDVYGPGDVIPEHVLYPPINPKLNIENNPVTVSTATSLADLITPNGGTYDWAACRNYPLLP; encoded by the coding sequence ATGCAGGGCATCGAGTCCGACGTCCGGTTCAACCACGTCGCCGCCTCGACGCTGGCCCGCCGCTGCCGCAACGCGGCCAACGCGATCGAGGGCCAGGCCACCTCGCGGTCCGGCTGGGTCGCCCACGCGCTGGCCGACTTCCTGGGCTACTACTCCGAGCTGTTCCGGGGCAACGGCCGGGTGCAGGCCTCAGACGCCCGCCTGCTGGTGGCCCGCCTGCGCGAGGTCGCCGAGGGGGCCGACCAGCTCGCCCGCGAGGCGCGCAGTGAGCAGGACCGGCGGGAGACCGCCCGCGCGTGGAAGCAGCGGCAGGACGAGCGGGGCTTCTGGGACCACGTGGCCGACTGGTTCACCGGCGGGGAGGATCCGCCAGTCGGCCCGGCCGCCCAGCCGGTCTCGCTGTCGTTCGCGCAGCCCGAGCAGGGCGTCCGCGATCCCCTGCAGGGCTCGGGCAGCACCGGCACCTCGTCGGCCCGGCCCGACCACCTGCGCACCTTCGCGTCCAACTCCCGGGGCGCCAACGACGACCTCGCCTCCTGGCCGGGCAACCTCCGCAGCGCCTACGACGACTTCACGGCCGGGTGCGGGTTCGGCAGCCTCGAGGCGTCCACGGTCTGGACCGGTTTCGACCGTTACCTGAGCGCCAACGGAGAGGACGTGCGCTGGGCCGACACCGTGGCGGCGGCCTTCGAGGCCGCGGGCAGCGACGGCCTCGTGACGACCTCCAACGCGGCGATCACGGCGTCGCTGGCGGCGGCCGGCGTGAACGCCGAGCGCACGCAGCTCACGATCGACCCGCCGCAGGCCTACGGCGCCCCGCCCACCACGGGGTACGCCAACGACCCGGTGAACACCGCGACGGGCAACTTCCTCGAGCCCGAGTGCGACCTGGGCTTCGCCGGCGGCAACGCCACCCTTCGGTTCGACCGCCTGTACAACTCGCTGCACCCCGGCGTGGGCGCGTTCGGCCCGGGCTGGTCCTCGGTGGCCGAGGCGGGTCTGGCCCTCGACGCCGAGGGTGCCCGCTGGCGGCACGCCGACGGCCGCGAGGTGCACTTCCCCCGGCAGGGTTCCGGCTGGGGTCGGGCGACCTCCGAGGCCTACTGGCTGGATGCCGCGGGCGACGGCCACGCGGTCACCGACAACGCCGGCGGGCGCTGGGAGTTCCTGGCCGGCGGGCAACTGGCCTGCTTCGAGCGCGGCCCGGGCACGCGGGTGGAGCTGGCGTGGGACGGCCTGCGCCTGCTCGGCCTGGCCCACGAGCGCGGCCGCTCGATCGCCGTCGAGTGGGCCGACGACCGCATCGCTGCGCTGGTGTCCTCCGACGGGCGCCGCGTGGACTACGGCTACGACGAGGCCGGCCGGCTGGTCGCGGTCTCGACCGATGGCGCGACCCGCCGCTACGGCTGGAACGCCGCCGGGCTGATCGAGAGCGTGACCGACGCCGACGGCGTGGCCGAGGCGGTCAACACCTACGACGAGCAGGGTCGCGTGGTCACCCAGGTCTCCCGCCACGGCCGCACCACGCGCTTCTCCTACCTCCCCGGCCGCGTCACCGTCGTCGCCGACACCGACGGGTCGCGGTCGAACACGTGGCTGCACGACGACAAGGGCCGCCTCGTGGGGGTCGTCGACGCCCACGACCAGCGCCAGTCGATGGCCTATGACGCCCACGGGCAGCTGGTGATGGCGACCGGGCGTGACGGGTCGGTCACGCTGGCCGAGTTCGACGCACGGGGCCGTCGCACCACGCAGGTGCTGCCGTCCGGCGCGCGGGTCGACACGGTCTACGACGAGGCCGACCGCCCCGTCGAGGTGGTCGTCGACAACGACGGCGACCTGGCCACCACGACCTACGCCTACGAGGGGACCGACCGGAACCCGAGCCGGATGGTCGACGCCGAGGGCGGCGTCACCACCCTGGCCTGGGACGGCAACCTGCTCACGGCGATCACCGACCCGGCCGGGGTCACCGTCACCCACACCTACGACGCCCACGGCGACCTGGTCGCCACGACCGACGCCGACGGCAACGCCGCCCGCCTCGAGCGTGACGACGCCGGTCGGGTGACCGCCGCGATCACCCCCTCGGGCCACCGCACGACCTTCTCCTACGACGCCCGGGGCGCCCTGGCCTCGAAGACCACCCCCGACGGCGCGGTGTGGGCCTACGAGTTCACCGCCGGCGGCCGCGCGACCGCGACGACCGACCCGTACGGCCACCGCACCACGATCGAGCGCGACGAGGCCGGCGAGGCCCACCGCACGACCGACCCGCTCGGCCGCACCGTGACCCGGGAGTTCGACGCGCTGGGCAACCTCGCCCGCGTCGAGCTGCCCGACGGCAGCGCCTGGGAGTACGCACACGACACCCTGTCCCGGCTGGTCGCGGTCACGTCCCCCGAGGGGGGCACGTGGCGGCAGGAGTACGACGTCAACGGCGGCCCGACGCGCACCACCGACCCGACCGACCACGTCGTGGAGTCCACGCGCTCCCCCGGGGGCGCGGTGAGCACCACGGTCGGCGACTCCACGGCGGTCGTGCGCACCGACACCCTGGGCCGCATCGTCTCGGTGCAGGCCCCCGACGGCGGCAGCCGGCTCACCCGCCACGACCGCTGCGGCCGTCCCGTCGAGTACGTCGACGCGCTCGGGCACGTGACCTCCCTGGAACGGGACATCGCGGGCCGCCTGGTCGGCCTGCGGCGTCCGGACGGCAGCACCACCCGGTACGCGTGGAACCGCTGCGGCCGCCTGCAGTCGGTCACCGACCCGCTGGGCGCCACGACCACCTTCACCTACACGGCCGACGGGCACCTGGCCACCGAGACCGATGCCACCGGCGCGGTCACCCGGTACGAGTACGACGCGCTGGGCCGCACCGTCGCCCGGACGGCGCCCGGCCTGGGCCGCTCCACGTGGACGTTCGACCTCGCGGGGCGCGTGGTCGGCCTGCGCGACCGCATGTGGGGCGCCCGCACCTTCCGGTACGACGCGGCCGGGCAGCTCGTCGAGGCCGTGAACGCCTTCGGCGGGGTCACCCGCTACCGCTACGACGACCTCGGCCGCGCGATCGAGGTGCAGGACCCGATGGGCGGCACCGTGCGCCGCAGCTGGACGCCCCTCGGCCAGATCGCCTCCGAGACCGACCCCCTGGGCCGGACCACGCGCGCGGGCTACGACGCCGCGGGCCGCCAGGTCTGGCAGGAGCAGCCGGACGGGCAGCGCCTGACCTGGGCCTACGACGGGACGGGCGCGATGACCGACCTCGCCGTCGACGGGGAGACGGTGACCCGCTTCACCCGGGCGGCCGACGGGCGTCGCCTGACCGCGGCCACGGCCGACGGCGAGGTCTCCCTGGTGTGGGACGCCGCGGGCCGGCTCGTCGAGCGCGCCCGCGACGGCCGCTCGCTGCGGTGGTCGTGGGACGACAACGGGCGCTGCGTCGGGGTGACCACGCCAGCGGGCACCAGCACGCGGTACGAACGGGACGCCGCGGGCCGGGTCACCGCCATCGACGCCGACGGCATCGGCAGGGTCGAGTTCGTCCACGACGCCGCGGGCCGCCTCGTCCGGGCCTCGTCCGCCGGCACCACCCAGGAGTGGGAGCACCGCGACGGCTCCGTGGCACGCCACCACCTGACCGAGGCGGGCGTGCGGTCCACCACCGAGCTGATGTGGGACGGCGACGGTCGCCTGAGCGGGGTCGTCCGCGATGGTCGGGCCGAGCACTTCGACCACGACGCCGCCGGCCAGCTCGTGGCCCGAACCGGTGCCGGTGTCGAGGAGCGCTGGGCGTACGACGCCCTGGGTCGCGTGGCCTCCCGCTCCGACGCGTCGGGCGAGGTGCACCTCGAGCACGACGCCGCCGGCCAGCTCACGCGCACGACCTCGCCGGCCGGCACCACCACCTACACCTACGACGAGCTGGGCCGCCGCACGGCCGAGGAAGGGCCCCAGGGTCGCACCACCTTCGCGTGGCACGCCCGCGGCTGGCTCTCCGCGATGGCGGGCCCGGCGGGGACGACGACCCTCCTCGTGGACGCCCTCGGCGAGCTCGCCCGGGTCGACGACGCGGAGGTGTTCTGGGACTCGATCGACCCCCAGCGCCCCGCGGTCGAGGTTGCGGACCAGCCGGTCGTCGTCGGGCCGGGCGTCATGGGCTCGACCGGCGGCTGGTCCCCGGTCGGCTGGCGCCAGCGGTCGGACGCGAACGGCCCCTGGTCCTCCCCCACGGGGCTGGACGTCGCCGGGGTCGGCCTGCTCGCCTCGGGCGGGCTCACGGTGGCCGGTCTCGAGTGGCTGGGGCAGCGCGCCTACGACCCTGCCACCCAGGGGTTCCTGTCCGTCGACCCCCTCGTCGGTATCGCCGGCGCCGGGTGGGCGCACAACCCCTACAGCTACGCCGGCAACGACCCGCTGCACGCGCTCGACCCGAGCGGTCGGCGTCCGGTCACCGATGCCGAACTGCAGGCGTACCGCGACGCCAACCAGGGCTTCCTCGCCGCGGCCGGCGACTGGGTGTCGGACAACTGGGAGTACCTCGCCGGCGGTGCGATGGTGATCGCAGGCGGTGTCCTCGTCGCCACCGGCGCCGGAGGCCCCCTCGGCATGATGCTCATCGGGGCCGGCGCCGACACCATCATCCAGAAGGCGACCACCGGCGAGGTCAAGTGGGACCAGGTGGCCGTCTCGGCAGCACTCGGTGCGGTCGGTGGCCTGGGGGCGACAGCCCTGATGGCACGGACGAGCATGAGCGGCCTGCGCGCCACCGTCGCAATCGGCGCCGGCTCGGGCGCCTTCGAGGGCTTCGGCATGGGCGGGTACCGCTACATGACGGGCCCCGGCCCCCACAGTGTGGGCGGCTTCTTCATGGCCGCGGGCTCCGAGGGGCTCATGGGCGGGGTCCTCGGTGGGGGAGGCGCAGCAGCCGGCCACGCGATCCAGGACGTGGCGGGCAACATCCTGGGCCGCAGCTTCGCCGCGGACGGGACCGTGCTCTCCGGTCACGGGGGCATCCCCGGCACCCCGGTCCAGCACATCCCCCAGATCGGGATCCCCCACAACCACATGGTCGTGCCCGAGGGTGTCCGGATCCGGATGTACGGGGCCGAGGGCGACACGATCCTCGACAGCCTGGGCAACCAGATCGAATGGCAGATGCGCTGGCCGTTCCGGCCCAAGCCCGTCGATGTCTACGGGCCCGGGGACGTCATCCCAGAGCACGTGCTCTACCCGCCCATAAATCCGAAACTGAACATCGAGAACAACCCCGTCACGGTGTCCACCGCGACGTCCCTGGCCGACCTGATCACCCCCAATGGGGGTACGTACGACTGGGCGGCGTGCCGCAACTACCCCCTGCTGCCCTGA
- a CDS encoding mechanosensitive ion channel family protein, whose protein sequence is MTPLVVFTWPESAISIGVVLLVAIVLRFVVRRAIRTGVDASIAVADRHRASESRADRMLGRITGTTDERHLARVKTMGSVLTNAVDIIVVLLVLLTVMRVLAIPLEPVLAASGIGGIALAFGAQSLIKDYISGMLMIFEDQFGVGDLIDTGEVVGTVEEVGLRVTRLRDAGGQIWYVRNGEILRIGNQSQGWSTGTVDVPIASTEDPARAIEVLRAMVKDMYADEKFAGVLLEEPDVAGVNEVRAGTTTIRIFAKTAPNQHWGVQRELLERGIQTLHAAGIRGPVVFPPDAAR, encoded by the coding sequence ATGACCCCGCTCGTCGTGTTCACCTGGCCCGAGTCGGCGATCTCGATCGGGGTCGTGCTGCTCGTCGCGATCGTGCTGCGGTTCGTCGTGCGCCGGGCGATCCGGACGGGGGTCGACGCCTCCATCGCCGTGGCGGACCGGCACCGCGCCTCCGAGTCCCGCGCCGACCGGATGCTGGGCCGCATCACCGGCACCACCGACGAGCGCCACCTCGCCCGCGTCAAGACGATGGGGTCGGTGCTCACCAACGCGGTCGACATCATCGTCGTCCTGCTGGTGCTGCTCACGGTGATGCGCGTCCTCGCGATCCCGCTCGAGCCGGTGCTGGCGGCGTCCGGCATCGGTGGCATCGCGCTCGCCTTCGGCGCGCAGTCCCTCATCAAGGACTACATCTCCGGCATGTTGATGATCTTCGAGGACCAGTTCGGCGTCGGCGACCTCATCGACACCGGCGAGGTCGTCGGCACGGTCGAGGAGGTCGGCCTACGCGTCACCCGCCTCCGGGACGCCGGGGGCCAGATCTGGTACGTCCGCAACGGCGAGATCCTGCGCATCGGCAACCAGTCGCAGGGCTGGTCGACCGGGACGGTGGACGTGCCGATCGCCTCCACCGAGGACCCGGCGCGCGCCATCGAGGTCCTGCGCGCGATGGTGAAGGACATGTACGCCGACGAGAAGTTCGCCGGCGTCCTGCTCGAGGAGCCCGACGTGGCCGGCGTCAACGAGGTGCGCGCAGGGACGACCACCATCCGCATCTTCGCCAAGACGGCACCGAACCAGCACTGGGGCGTGCAGCGCGAGCTGCTCGAGCGGGGCATCCAGACGCTGCACGCGGCCGGCATTCGCGGCCCCGTGGTCTTCCCGCCGGACGCCGCGCGCTGA
- a CDS encoding pyrophosphorylase: protein MSRVLSTEQAKAAIRGLISTINGGFSEQITQLDNHGRTLSDPNNWDGPLAQQFRTSTWPETKAALDKAKTELEELQMQLDKISQNIFSAGGG from the coding sequence ATGTCACGCGTTCTTTCCACCGAGCAGGCCAAGGCGGCCATCCGCGGCCTGATCTCCACCATCAACGGTGGCTTCAGCGAGCAGATCACCCAGCTCGACAACCACGGCCGCACCCTGTCCGACCCGAACAACTGGGACGGTCCGCTGGCCCAGCAGTTCCGCACCTCCACCTGGCCCGAGACGAAGGCCGCCCTCGACAAGGCCAAGACCGAGCTCGAGGAGCTGCAGATGCAGCTCGACAAGATCTCGCAGAACATCTTCTCGGCCGGTGGCGGCTGA
- a CDS encoding exo-alpha-sialidase, whose amino-acid sequence MDLITLARAGDPFPGSAFDAPCHRIPALAVTASGRVLAAWDVRADWRDLPGDFDIALRHSDDHGRTWSEPRALRRHSPGHGYGDASLLVDPATGRIFCWYVGSTGRSFFSAEEGPDGEGLELWVSTSDDDGLTWAHCAMTRLKPRDVTGMFASSGNGSVVGRRLLQPFVLRTAAGEHFAATAHSDDHGDSWALGERVGPDCDENKVLGLPDGSVLLHARATPRRRSTRSTDGGETFSAPVPDAALVDPACNGGLALLPSSDGPVVVASTCDDPDVRTRLSVRTSTDLGRTWSAPLLVDAGASAYSVCVPLADGALGLAWEAGDYDEIVFARITLEELGLTGGTPTLVARAGRAGAAKPPEVAG is encoded by the coding sequence ATGGACCTCATCACCTTGGCGCGCGCGGGCGACCCGTTCCCGGGATCGGCCTTCGACGCGCCCTGCCACCGCATCCCCGCCCTGGCCGTCACGGCGTCCGGGCGGGTGCTCGCGGCGTGGGACGTGCGCGCCGACTGGCGCGACCTGCCGGGTGACTTCGACATCGCGCTGCGCCACTCCGACGACCACGGCCGGACCTGGAGCGAGCCCCGCGCGCTGCGCCGGCACTCCCCCGGGCACGGCTACGGGGACGCGTCGCTGCTGGTCGACCCCGCCACCGGGCGCATCTTCTGCTGGTACGTCGGCTCGACCGGCCGGTCGTTCTTCTCCGCCGAGGAGGGGCCCGACGGCGAGGGCCTCGAGCTCTGGGTCTCGACCTCCGACGACGACGGGCTGACCTGGGCGCACTGCGCCATGACCCGACTGAAGCCCCGCGACGTCACCGGCATGTTCGCCTCCTCGGGCAACGGCTCGGTGGTCGGACGCCGGCTGCTGCAGCCGTTCGTCCTGCGCACCGCCGCCGGGGAGCACTTCGCGGCCACGGCCCACTCCGACGACCACGGGGACAGCTGGGCGCTCGGCGAACGCGTCGGCCCCGACTGCGACGAGAACAAGGTGCTCGGGCTACCCGACGGCAGCGTGCTGCTGCACGCCCGGGCCACCCCGCGGCGCCGGAGCACGCGCTCGACCGACGGCGGGGAGACGTTCTCCGCGCCGGTCCCCGACGCCGCGCTGGTCGACCCGGCCTGCAACGGCGGCCTCGCGCTGCTGCCGAGTTCCGACGGGCCGGTGGTGGTGGCGTCCACGTGCGACGACCCCGACGTGCGCACCCGGCTGTCGGTGCGCACCTCGACCGACCTCGGCCGCACCTGGTCGGCCCCGCTGCTGGTGGACGCCGGCGCCTCGGCCTACTCGGTGTGCGTGCCGCTGGCCGACGGTGCGCTGGGCCTGGCCTGGGAGGCCGGCGACTACGACGAGATCGTGTTCGCCCGGATCACCCTCGAGGAGCTGGGTCTCACGGGCGGAACCCCGACCCTGGTCGCCCGCGCCGGGCGTGCGGGGGCCGCGAAGCCGCCCGAAGTGGCTGGGTGA
- a CDS encoding N-acetylmannosamine-6-phosphate 2-epimerase → MNTVLDALRGGLVVSCQAYPGEPMLDPNTMAQVAQAVVAGGAVGVRGKGLDDLRAMRPVVDVPIIGLVKVGDTGVYITPTLADCLEVAATGCEVVALDGTRRPRPDGLTLAETIVGLRAEYPEVLVMADCGSVDDAEAALAAGADILGTTLAGYTGERDTTDGPDWEVVDGMVALAAASGTPVLVEGRVHTTAQAAEAVRRGAWAVVVGTAITHPTSITRWFAEAVRG, encoded by the coding sequence ATGAACACAGTGCTGGACGCCCTCCGCGGCGGCCTGGTGGTGTCCTGCCAGGCCTACCCGGGGGAGCCGATGCTGGACCCGAACACCATGGCCCAGGTCGCGCAGGCGGTCGTGGCCGGCGGCGCCGTCGGCGTCCGCGGCAAGGGCCTGGACGACCTGCGCGCGATGCGCCCGGTCGTCGACGTCCCGATCATCGGCCTGGTCAAGGTCGGCGACACCGGCGTGTACATCACTCCGACGCTGGCCGACTGCCTCGAGGTCGCCGCCACGGGCTGCGAGGTCGTGGCGCTGGACGGCACCCGCCGCCCGCGGCCCGACGGGCTCACGCTGGCCGAGACCATCGTCGGCCTGCGCGCGGAGTACCCCGAGGTGCTGGTCATGGCCGACTGCGGCTCGGTCGACGACGCCGAGGCCGCGTTGGCGGCCGGCGCCGACATCCTGGGCACCACGCTGGCCGGCTACACCGGCGAGCGCGACACGACCGACGGCCCGGACTGGGAGGTCGTCGACGGCATGGTCGCCCTGGCGGCCGCCTCGGGCACCCCGGTGCTGGTCGAGGGCCGCGTGCACACCACCGCGCAGGCCGCCGAGGCCGTGCGCCGCGGCGCGTGGGCCGTCGTCGTCGGCACCGCCATCACCCACCCGACGTCGATCACCCGCTGGTTCGCCGAGGCCGTGCGAGGCTGA